Proteins from one Corallococcus exiguus genomic window:
- a CDS encoding immunity 52 family protein yields the protein MTTESKPQAYPDSFFVGAYWGARRESPEACARRAAVFLELLAACDPLLAHWYKSIRSRKGTQKLSLMPPDVSVLTDLFRRGVNREGRGPVIEELGLRVVFLNGGAASDDARLSIKCGAFDDPSPNNCLLSLPFEGPTAERVLTPSSLEAVMRGMVAAWEPEWIAAMSEHHRELDDPDNRTNARVGWVTYFSKQRGTVPPLPAPVRIEPVEDKGTLIVLTPERFTVANPEHVALARRVRELLTRAGLIKTR from the coding sequence TTGACCACCGAGTCCAAGCCCCAGGCCTACCCGGATAGCTTCTTTGTGGGTGCCTACTGGGGGGCACGTCGGGAGTCGCCAGAAGCGTGCGCGCGTCGTGCGGCGGTCTTCCTGGAGCTCCTGGCCGCATGCGATCCGCTCCTGGCCCACTGGTACAAGTCCATCCGTTCCCGTAAGGGCACGCAGAAGCTGTCATTGATGCCGCCCGACGTGTCAGTGCTCACGGACTTGTTCCGGCGGGGCGTCAACCGTGAGGGCCGAGGACCCGTTATCGAGGAACTGGGCCTCCGCGTTGTCTTCCTCAACGGAGGTGCCGCCTCCGATGACGCACGCCTGAGCATCAAATGCGGAGCCTTCGACGACCCCAGTCCCAACAACTGCCTCTTGTCCCTCCCATTCGAAGGACCGACCGCGGAGCGGGTGTTGACCCCTTCCTCGCTGGAGGCCGTGATGCGCGGCATGGTGGCTGCCTGGGAGCCGGAATGGATCGCGGCGATGTCCGAGCACCATCGGGAACTGGATGATCCAGACAACAGGACCAACGCTCGGGTCGGCTGGGTGACCTACTTCTCCAAGCAGCGCGGTACCGTGCCCCCACTGCCCGCGCCCGTGCGCATCGAACCCGTGGAGGACAAGGGCACGCTCATCGTCCTGACCCCGGAGCGCTTCACCGTGGCCAACCCGGAACACGTGGCGCTGGCCCGGCGCGTGCGCGAGTTGCTCACCCGGGCCGGGCTCATCAAGACCCGCTGA
- a CDS encoding metal-dependent hydrolase — MNPIVHAELSWLLSQGLRERRDRILVTCAGLAPDLDGLSLLAGEELYSRYHHVIFHGYVGALVTMAVCTALARQRAAVALLSVAAFHGHLLCDLAGSGPDWPIHYLWPTSMEPWSWSGQWNLGSWQNTLIGLAATLACLACALPFRRTALELLSPRWDAEVVRTVRRRFSRQADSQAH; from the coding sequence ATGAATCCCATCGTCCACGCCGAATTGTCCTGGCTCCTCTCGCAAGGCCTGCGCGAACGGCGTGACCGCATCCTGGTCACCTGCGCGGGACTCGCGCCGGACCTGGATGGTTTGTCATTGCTGGCGGGTGAAGAGCTTTATTCGCGTTATCACCACGTGATTTTTCATGGCTACGTGGGAGCGCTCGTCACCATGGCGGTGTGTACGGCGCTGGCGCGGCAAAGAGCAGCGGTGGCCCTGCTGTCGGTGGCTGCGTTCCACGGTCATCTGCTGTGCGACCTCGCCGGCAGCGGGCCGGACTGGCCCATCCACTACCTGTGGCCCACGAGCATGGAGCCGTGGTCATGGTCCGGGCAGTGGAACCTGGGCTCCTGGCAGAACACGCTCATTGGACTGGCCGCGACGCTGGCGTGCCTGGCGTGCGCCCTGCCCTTCCGGCGGACCGCGCTGGAGTTGCTGTCACCGCGCTGGGACGCGGAGGTGGTCCGGACCGTGCGGCGGCGTTTTTCCAGACAGGCTGATTCGCAAGCCCATTGA
- a CDS encoding carboxypeptidase regulatory-like domain-containing protein produces MVLMGLGMLLVGVMGVAVEAEDTTVTVYKDRTLVERTTTVNLAGTERVVWPLLTGDVEPTAVRVEAEGAEVQQFEVRPTYVPAFTAEQARAAMDAVAPPAPPGTERAYDAKREDARVALTVLASKPSPPALEVTATLKGEGAVKVVLRHFLPKASVHYRVALAVQDPPSQVEATFQGQILQRTGTDWKDALVQLDVNQGAPSFESLRPLPVVLQQPDALEEEALLRRQMFERGGWSTLPVWSAKALQQRAAPVSLSGRVVDVNTGAPLKDTVVSVLTSRLQTEEVFAFTDVRGEYHLSNLPPAPAGYRLRFGREGASVQLYEAVAAPAGATMRFDEQLWTGAGPNPEPSSPLTYGCYIGNSPQELAYIDFMVAGVGPTELLPIPPPRDFAREGDTSQKDPMPPGRLVAPGRHTLRDGTSPRVPLITEHWPMTLHRQVFPAQDPATYLIAEVRPSSLGELVMYRYVHPLVDGKPRTLLKLTPLRPDNTFTLPLGTDPKVQVVRTVQRAPVQWNAREVHDVTVQVPNPYPVPMSVRVLDTWPQGSRLVRATPGAQRDDTTRGLTWDLKVPPSSTGTVSFQYSR; encoded by the coding sequence ATGGTCCTGATGGGTCTGGGAATGCTGCTCGTGGGGGTGATGGGCGTGGCCGTGGAGGCGGAGGACACCACGGTCACCGTCTACAAGGACCGGACGCTCGTGGAGCGGACCACCACCGTGAACCTGGCTGGCACGGAGCGCGTCGTGTGGCCGCTGCTGACGGGAGACGTAGAGCCCACCGCGGTTCGCGTGGAGGCGGAGGGCGCCGAGGTCCAGCAGTTCGAAGTGCGTCCCACCTATGTCCCCGCATTCACCGCCGAGCAGGCCCGAGCGGCCATGGACGCCGTGGCCCCGCCCGCGCCCCCAGGCACGGAGCGGGCGTACGACGCCAAGAGGGAGGATGCGAGAGTCGCGCTCACCGTCCTCGCCTCGAAACCCTCGCCTCCTGCGCTGGAGGTGACAGCTACCCTGAAGGGCGAAGGGGCCGTGAAGGTGGTGCTCCGCCATTTCCTGCCCAAGGCCTCCGTGCACTACCGGGTGGCGCTGGCCGTGCAGGACCCGCCATCCCAGGTGGAGGCGACGTTCCAGGGGCAGATCCTCCAGCGCACGGGCACGGACTGGAAGGATGCGCTCGTCCAGCTCGACGTGAACCAGGGCGCGCCCTCCTTCGAGTCCCTCCGTCCCCTGCCGGTGGTGCTTCAGCAGCCTGACGCGCTGGAGGAGGAGGCCCTCCTGCGGCGCCAGATGTTCGAGCGCGGGGGGTGGTCCACCCTCCCGGTCTGGAGCGCGAAGGCCCTGCAACAGCGGGCTGCACCCGTGAGCCTCAGCGGCAGGGTCGTGGACGTGAACACAGGCGCCCCCCTGAAGGACACGGTGGTGAGCGTCCTCACCAGCCGTCTCCAGACAGAGGAGGTGTTTGCATTCACGGACGTGCGCGGCGAGTACCACCTCTCCAACCTCCCCCCCGCCCCCGCTGGCTACCGGTTGCGATTCGGGCGCGAGGGCGCCAGCGTGCAACTGTACGAGGCCGTTGCCGCTCCCGCCGGCGCGACCATGCGTTTCGATGAACAACTCTGGACGGGCGCCGGGCCGAATCCGGAGCCATCGTCACCGCTGACGTACGGGTGTTACATCGGGAACTCACCGCAGGAGCTCGCGTATATCGATTTCATGGTCGCGGGAGTGGGACCGACTGAGCTCCTGCCGATTCCTCCCCCTCGGGATTTCGCGCGGGAGGGGGACACTTCCCAGAAGGATCCGATGCCTCCCGGGCGCCTCGTCGCGCCCGGACGACACACGCTGCGGGATGGGACCTCGCCGCGCGTCCCCCTCATCACCGAGCACTGGCCCATGACGCTCCACCGCCAGGTCTTCCCCGCGCAAGACCCGGCCACCTACCTCATCGCGGAGGTGAGACCTTCCTCGCTGGGAGAACTCGTCATGTATCGCTACGTCCACCCGCTCGTGGACGGCAAGCCACGCACGCTGCTGAAGCTGACCCCGCTGCGGCCAGACAACACCTTCACGCTCCCGCTCGGCACCGACCCGAAGGTCCAGGTCGTGCGGACCGTGCAACGCGCTCCCGTGCAATGGAATGCGCGCGAAGTTCACGACGTCACCGTGCAGGTGCCCAACCCGTATCCCGTGCCCATGAGCGTGCGCGTGCTGGACACCTGGCCTCAAGGAAGCCGGCTCGTCCGCGCCACGCCCGGTGCCCAGCGGGATGACACCACGCGAGGACTGACGTGGGACCTGAAGGTGCCACCGTCCAGCACGGGCACCGTGTCCTTCCAATACTCGCGCTGA
- a CDS encoding Tox-REase-5 domain-containing protein has protein sequence MKGIQSPRREWLCLILMAGLVGCAGGRARSLPVGLHGYARYHSASPAPLHGGAASEGAGGTVGDEAPVRLPPGTVLIGSAEERTLQAVELGLLEVDAFEKLLLRAGLEEPPVRRNPFTPEDAAEVLNRLMEKPVTPGTYPPRMAAGFVLREVLEGGAVSREELVRRVERFVREQVAVLRPDGYLAWALDGRTQQKVGTVQWKDGTFRAGNFELGRFYSGKGGVFRSVDAQLRAVDWRPLAEVYDDADVLSRSLDGAEDAFVELYHGMGQLLSHPTDSFASLRHLPQGVAALIASSPAYWERFRYMTEGEQIREAARLTTNVITLWGTASVTTRTLTRAAAGVEATVPVLAVSAEGLLSVERVAVPVGRAAAVLSGGSGAAIVLQKANATPAPAEPGKWGPAEESMSARARRYQEQISGHSADEAYWVGGVGRNSGGVKFDGFWDGVLREAKGPGYANKFQESLAPKGWFEETGARQLREQAGRQWRKTRNMGVRIEWHVAEKKAAGAIRRLLKRDGIDGIEVIHTPAR, from the coding sequence ATGAAAGGGATTCAGTCGCCAAGGCGCGAGTGGCTGTGCCTGATTCTCATGGCCGGGCTGGTGGGTTGCGCGGGAGGACGAGCCCGTTCGTTGCCGGTGGGGCTGCACGGCTACGCGCGCTACCACAGCGCATCGCCGGCACCGCTGCATGGGGGCGCTGCGTCCGAGGGCGCGGGCGGCACGGTAGGGGATGAGGCTCCGGTGCGCCTGCCTCCGGGAACGGTGCTCATCGGGAGCGCGGAGGAGCGGACGCTGCAGGCGGTGGAGCTGGGCCTGCTGGAGGTGGACGCGTTCGAGAAGCTCTTGCTGCGCGCCGGGCTGGAGGAGCCGCCGGTCCGTCGCAATCCCTTCACGCCCGAGGACGCGGCGGAGGTGCTGAACCGGCTGATGGAGAAGCCGGTGACGCCAGGCACGTATCCGCCGCGCATGGCGGCGGGCTTCGTGCTGCGCGAGGTGCTGGAAGGCGGCGCGGTGTCGCGCGAGGAGTTGGTGCGCCGGGTGGAGCGCTTCGTCCGGGAGCAGGTGGCGGTGCTGCGGCCGGACGGGTACCTGGCCTGGGCGCTCGATGGGCGCACGCAGCAGAAGGTGGGGACCGTGCAGTGGAAGGACGGGACCTTCCGCGCGGGCAACTTCGAGCTGGGGCGCTTCTACAGCGGCAAGGGCGGTGTCTTCCGAAGCGTCGATGCACAGCTGCGTGCTGTGGATTGGCGCCCGCTCGCGGAGGTGTACGACGACGCGGATGTCCTCAGCCGCTCCCTGGATGGCGCGGAGGACGCGTTCGTGGAGCTGTACCACGGCATGGGACAGCTCCTGTCCCATCCCACGGACAGCTTCGCGAGCCTGCGCCATCTCCCGCAGGGCGTGGCGGCGCTCATCGCGTCATCGCCCGCGTACTGGGAGCGCTTCCGGTACATGACGGAGGGCGAGCAGATCCGCGAAGCCGCGCGGCTGACCACGAACGTCATCACACTGTGGGGCACGGCCTCGGTGACGACGCGCACGTTGACGCGAGCAGCGGCGGGAGTGGAGGCCACCGTGCCCGTGCTCGCGGTGTCCGCGGAGGGACTGCTCAGTGTCGAGCGCGTCGCGGTGCCCGTGGGACGCGCGGCGGCGGTGCTGAGTGGAGGATCCGGGGCGGCCATCGTCCTCCAGAAGGCCAACGCGACACCGGCTCCAGCCGAGCCAGGAAAGTGGGGGCCAGCCGAGGAGTCGATGTCCGCGCGGGCCCGGCGCTACCAGGAGCAGATCTCCGGGCACTCAGCGGACGAGGCCTACTGGGTCGGTGGAGTGGGGAGGAACAGCGGCGGCGTGAAGTTCGACGGCTTCTGGGACGGAGTGCTACGGGAGGCCAAGGGACCCGGCTACGCGAACAAGTTCCAGGAAAGCCTGGCGCCAAAGGGCTGGTTCGAGGAAACGGGGGCCAGGCAGCTCCGGGAACAAGCGGGGCGGCAGTGGAGAAAGACGCGGAACATGGGAGTCCGCATTGAGTGGCATGTCGCGGAGAAGAAAGCGGCGGGTGCTATTCGGAGACTGCTCAAGCGCGATGGTATCGACGGGATCGAAGTCATTCACACTCCGGCACGTTGA
- a CDS encoding glutaminyl-peptide cyclotransferase, whose product MRRLPWSLSLSLLCLACAPTQRQTPDAGTPEVKPQRLVAHIVHTYPHDPTAFTQGLQFHQGQLYESTGEKGDLRRISLEQAAPLWKQPMPDVFPEGLASDGQRLYQLTWQDETLFVWNGAPPAQEKQVEYDGEGWGLCYWQGQLVRSDGTSTLRFHDPKDFHVKSQVQVMLQGVPQEMLNELECAEDGVYANVWHSNNILKIDYATGRVLAVIDASALAQAVRGRVRSYEAVLNGIALEPGTGRLFLTGKLWPDLFEVTLVGPAATP is encoded by the coding sequence ATGCGCCGCCTCCCCTGGTCCCTGTCGTTGTCGCTCCTGTGCCTGGCATGCGCGCCCACGCAGCGCCAGACGCCGGACGCGGGCACTCCGGAGGTCAAGCCCCAGAGGCTGGTGGCGCACATCGTCCACACCTACCCGCACGACCCCACGGCCTTCACGCAGGGGCTCCAGTTCCACCAGGGCCAGCTCTACGAGAGCACCGGTGAGAAGGGCGACCTGCGCCGCATCTCATTGGAGCAGGCGGCGCCCCTGTGGAAGCAGCCCATGCCGGACGTGTTCCCAGAGGGGCTCGCGAGCGACGGGCAGCGGCTGTACCAGCTCACCTGGCAGGACGAGACGCTCTTCGTGTGGAACGGCGCGCCGCCCGCGCAGGAGAAGCAGGTGGAGTACGACGGCGAGGGCTGGGGCCTGTGCTACTGGCAGGGCCAGTTGGTGCGCAGCGACGGCACGTCCACGCTGCGCTTCCACGACCCGAAGGACTTCCACGTGAAGTCCCAGGTGCAGGTGATGTTGCAGGGTGTGCCGCAGGAGATGCTCAACGAACTGGAGTGCGCGGAGGACGGCGTCTACGCCAACGTCTGGCATTCCAACAACATCCTGAAGATTGATTACGCCACGGGCCGCGTGCTGGCGGTCATCGACGCATCGGCGCTGGCGCAGGCGGTGCGAGGCCGGGTGCGCAGCTACGAGGCGGTGCTCAACGGCATCGCGCTGGAGCCCGGCACCGGCCGCCTGTTCCTCACCGGCAAGCTGTGGCCCGACCTCTTCGAAGTGACGCTGGTGGGGCCCGCCGCCACGCCGTAG
- a CDS encoding response regulator: MVHEQSEGVARGAAWEDPHSEPARPPRILVADDQTEMRTLIRKMLVRRGYDVVEASDGPDLVRVLIEGLTAEESRAPDLIITDVRMPGFTGLEVLARLRREQWNTPVILITAFGDVHLHREALRLGAACVLNKPFDMDELRGAVEVALAVTRE; this comes from the coding sequence ATGGTGCACGAGCAATCAGAAGGAGTCGCGCGCGGCGCGGCCTGGGAAGACCCCCACTCGGAGCCCGCGAGGCCTCCTCGCATCCTGGTCGCGGATGATCAGACGGAGATGCGCACGCTCATCCGCAAGATGCTGGTGCGGCGCGGTTATGACGTGGTGGAGGCGTCGGACGGGCCGGACCTGGTGCGCGTCCTCATTGAAGGGCTGACGGCGGAGGAGTCGCGCGCGCCCGACCTCATCATCACGGACGTGCGCATGCCGGGCTTCACGGGCCTGGAGGTGCTCGCCCGGCTGCGGCGCGAGCAGTGGAACACGCCGGTCATCCTCATCACCGCCTTCGGCGACGTGCACCTGCACCGCGAGGCCCTGCGCCTGGGGGCTGCCTGTGTGCTCAACAAGCCGTTCGACATGGACGAGCTGCGAGGCGCGGTGGAGGTGGCCCTCGCGGTGACACGCGAGTGA
- a CDS encoding Do family serine endopeptidase translates to MVRTLPSRRHLARALTLMPLVALGACKPAADVAPPARPTLSLKTATTPSGAKVEPAVYSPTPGSPGALMSLAPLVDTVKGAVVNVEVQARARPAMGGMMQGLPPGLAERFGMQGRQNPFGEGGAPSKQGLGSGFVIDPSGLVLTNNHVVEGADTVRVKLEDGRSFEAEVLGRDALTDVALIQLKGVSGNLPFVKLGDSDGLRVGDPVMAIGNPFGLASSVSAGILSARARDIHAGPYDDFLQTDAAINPGNSGGPLFNMKGEVVGMNTAIIGGATGIGFAVPANLIQALLPQLQETGVVRRGWVGLAVQDLTPELARALRVDAAKGAVVAGVSAGGPGAKAGLLEEDIITSVGERAVDSAGSLTRAVALLKPGSEVKVSLVRGGKAMEVPVKLGTRPTQRGEEEMTPRDATPAPLSKRMGLRLSEAQDGSGGAQVVAVESGSPAERAGLAPGMVLTQVGDQKVSGVAEAAQALTSAEPGAALLLRARVPGQDGSLLRAIEVPQR, encoded by the coding sequence ATGGTCCGCACGCTTCCGTCCCGCCGCCACCTTGCCCGCGCACTCACGCTGATGCCCCTGGTCGCCCTGGGGGCCTGCAAGCCGGCCGCGGACGTGGCGCCCCCCGCCCGACCCACGCTGTCGTTGAAGACAGCCACCACGCCCTCGGGCGCGAAGGTGGAGCCGGCGGTCTATTCACCCACGCCCGGGTCTCCCGGCGCGCTCATGTCGCTGGCGCCGCTCGTGGACACGGTGAAGGGCGCGGTGGTGAACGTGGAGGTGCAGGCCCGCGCCCGCCCCGCGATGGGCGGGATGATGCAGGGCCTGCCCCCCGGCCTCGCCGAGCGCTTCGGAATGCAGGGCAGACAGAATCCCTTTGGCGAGGGCGGCGCGCCCTCGAAGCAGGGGCTGGGGTCGGGCTTCGTCATCGACCCGTCCGGCCTGGTGCTCACGAACAACCACGTGGTGGAGGGCGCGGACACCGTCCGGGTGAAGCTGGAGGACGGGCGCTCGTTCGAGGCGGAGGTGCTGGGCCGCGACGCGCTCACGGACGTGGCGCTCATCCAGTTGAAGGGCGTGTCCGGGAACCTGCCGTTCGTGAAGCTGGGGGATTCGGATGGCCTGCGCGTGGGCGATCCGGTGATGGCCATTGGCAATCCGTTCGGGCTCGCGTCGAGCGTGAGCGCGGGCATCCTGTCCGCCCGGGCGCGCGACATCCACGCGGGTCCTTACGACGACTTCCTGCAGACGGACGCGGCCATCAACCCGGGCAACTCCGGCGGCCCGCTCTTCAACATGAAGGGCGAGGTGGTGGGCATGAACACGGCCATCATCGGCGGCGCGACGGGCATTGGCTTCGCGGTGCCCGCGAACCTCATCCAGGCGCTGTTGCCACAGCTCCAGGAGACGGGCGTGGTGCGCCGGGGCTGGGTGGGCCTGGCGGTGCAGGACCTCACGCCGGAGCTGGCGCGCGCGCTGCGCGTGGACGCGGCGAAGGGCGCGGTGGTGGCCGGAGTCAGCGCGGGCGGCCCCGGTGCGAAGGCGGGCCTGCTCGAGGAGGACATCATCACGTCCGTGGGCGAGCGCGCGGTGGACTCCGCCGGGTCGCTGACGCGCGCGGTGGCGCTGCTCAAACCGGGCAGCGAGGTGAAGGTGAGCCTGGTGCGCGGCGGCAAGGCGATGGAGGTGCCGGTGAAGCTGGGCACCCGGCCGACTCAGCGGGGTGAGGAGGAGATGACGCCTCGGGACGCGACGCCCGCGCCCCTGTCGAAGCGGATGGGCCTGCGGCTGTCGGAGGCGCAGGACGGCAGCGGCGGCGCGCAGGTGGTGGCGGTGGAGTCTGGCAGCCCCGCGGAGCGCGCGGGCCTGGCGCCCGGGATGGTGCTGACGCAGGTGGGTGACCAGAAGGTGTCTGGTGTCGCGGAGGCGGCGCAGGCCCTGACGTCCGCGGAGCCGGGAGCCGCGCTGCTCTTGCGCGCACGGGTGCCTGGACAGGATGGGTCGTTGCTGCGTGCGATTGAAGTGCCGCAGCGGTAG